Proteins co-encoded in one Amia ocellicauda isolate fAmiCal2 chromosome 11, fAmiCal2.hap1, whole genome shotgun sequence genomic window:
- the LOC136763262 gene encoding fibroblast growth factor 18 → MRALLPSLSILFVQALLTLCTPLQQTVGGDSVSFSVNFSVHVENQTRARDPMSRRQPRVYQLYSRTSGKHLQVLGRKISARGEDGDKYAQLVVEADTFGSQVRIRGKETNYYLCMNRRGKLVGKKPTNRSADCVFVEMVLENNYTALMSARHAGWYVGFTKRGRPRRGPHTLPNQQDVHFMKRNPAGGAPDPQPFRYTTVSKRSKRLRTSPPSPH, encoded by the exons gTTTGTCCAGGCTCTGCTAACACTCTGCACTCCTTTACAG CAGACAGTGGGTGGGGACAGTGTGAGTTTCAGTGTGAATTTCAGTGTCCACGTGGAGAATCAGACACGAGCGCGAGACCCCATGAGCCGCCGGCAGCCCCGGGTGTACCAGCTGTACAGCCGCACTAGCGGGAAGCACCTGCAGGTCCTGGGCAGGAAGATCAGCGCGCGAGGGGAGGACGGGGACAAATATG cccAGCTTGTGGTGGAGGCAGACACGTTCGGCAGCCAGGTGCGCATCCGCGGCAAGGAGACCAACTACTACCTGTGCATGAACCGCCGGGGCAAACTGGTGGGCAAG AAACCCACGAACAGGAGTGCAGACTGCGTGTTTGTGGAGATGGTGCTGGAGAACAACTACACGGCGCTGATGTCTGCGCGCCACGCCGGCTGGTACGTGGGCTTCACCAAGAGGGGGCGTCCCCGCCGCGGCCCCCACACGCTGCCCAACCAGCAGGACGTGCACTTCATGAAGAGGAACCCCGCGGGGGGGGCGCCTGACCCCCAGCCCTTCCGCTACACCACTGTCAGCAAGAGGAGCAAGAGACTGCGCACCTCCCCGCCCAGCCCCCactag